In Brevinematales bacterium, the genomic stretch CGGTAATCATTATGAATTATCCGTCGCAGCATCTAAGAGAGCTGCATATCTTGTAAATAAGAACATAATATCAAATACATTCGATAAACCTGCTGTTAAGGCGCTTTATGATATTCTATCAAAAGATGTTGAAGTGATAGATACTTCGAAAATCGTAGAATCAGAAGAAGAATAAGATTATATTTCGTTTTTTTGCCGAGATGGTGGAATTGGCAGACACGCTACCTTGAGGGGGTAGTGCCCGCAAGGGCGTGCGGGTTCAACTCCCGCTCTCGGCACAGTGCCGATGTAGCTCAGTTGGCTAGAGCAACTGACTTGTAATCAGTAGGTCGTGGGTTCGAGTCCCACCATCGGCTCATAGCTATTTTGGTATACTAGAAAAACCTTTCTCAAGCTCATCCTCGGTTGGCTCGTGATCTGGCAAATTTCCATTCATGTAATCATCATAGGCTTTTAAGTCAAAATGACCATGTCCTGATAGATTGAATAGTATAACTCTTCTTATACCTTCCTTTTTAGCTTGTATTGCTTCATCAATAGCCGCTTTGATAGCATGAGTAGTCTCGGGTGCAGGCAGAACACCTTCAGTTCTAGCAAATACAACACCTGCCTCAAAAACTTCATTTTGAGTATACGATTTCGCTTCTATTAAACCTAGTTCATACAACTTACTAACAATAGGAGCCATACCATGATATCTTAAACCACCAGCATGTATAGAAGGTGGCATAAATTGATGTCCCAAAGTATGCATTTTTATAAGAGGAGTCATACCGGCAGTATCACCAAAATCATATGCATATTTACCTCTCGTAATTGAGGGACATGATTTAGGTTCAACAGCAACTATTCTAACTCTTTTTCCATCTATCTTATCTTTAACAAAAGGTAACGCAATACCACCAAAGTTCGAGCCACCACCAACACATCCTATAATAACATCAGGATACAAATTCTCTATCTCTAACTGCTTTTTAACCTCTAAACCTATTATTGTTTGATGTAACAAAACATGATTAAGAACACTACCCAAAGAATAATTCGTATTCTTGTCGTTAACTGCTTCTTCTATTGCTTCACTTATGGCAATACCTAAACTACCAGGATTATTAGGATCATTCTCTAATATCTTTTTACCAAAATTTGTCCTATTGGAAGGACTTGCAAAAACTTTTGCTCCCCATGTTTCCATCATAATTCTCCTATAAGGCTTACTATTGTAGCTTACTTTAACCATATAAACTATTATTTCCAGACCAAAAAGAGCACCAGCAAAAGATAATGAACTTCCCCATTGTCCTGCTCCTGTTTCAGTAGTAAGTCTCTTTATACCCGATATCTTGTTATAATAGGCTTGAGGAATAGCAGTATTAGGTTTGTGAGAACCAGAAGGTGACACAGATTCATTTTTATAAAGTATAATAGCAGGTGTATCAAGATACTTTTCAAGATTATATGCTCTGTGAAGTGGAGTAGGTCTCCATATTAAATATTTATTCAATACTTCTTCTGGTATATCAACCCATCTTTTTTGAGAAACTTCCTGCTCTATTAATTGTTTCGGAAATATAACTTCTAGATCGGAAGGAGATAACGGCTGCTTTGTTTGAGGATTTATAGGCGGATCGAGTGGAGATGGCAAATCAGCAAGTATATTATACCACTTCCTAGGAATATCCCTTTCAGATAAAAAAACTTTTTTATCATTCCTACCCCACAACCTCATAAATAACCTCCAAGTTGGATGAGATTATAATCTAGACTCAATCTTTAATTCAAACATTCACTATATATCTCTTTGAAAATTCCTCTCTAAAAAATATAGGTGCTATCATTTGGTGATGTTATTAAAGAATATAGATTCTCAATTCACAATATATCAATAAAATTTGACACTAGATATAGGATTTTAGTAAACTTAAGTAGAGTAAAAGTAGGAGGGAAACATGACAAAAGGTGAGGTAGTAATAAGAATAGCTGGTAGCGCCGGAGATGGTGTTGCTTCAGTAGGAGATACTTTATCCAAGTTGGCATCTCGTAGTGGACTAGGAGTATGTGCTTACAACAGTTATCAATCAGTCATAAGAGGTGGCTTTGTTTGGCTTCAAATAAGAATTTCAAACGATAAAGTTTACACCCACGGTGATAACCCTCACATACTTATACCGTTAAACCAAGCTGAATATGAACGACACAAAAATAATGTTTTACCTGGCGGTTTTATAGTATATAATGAGGATAAAGTTAAGATTAACGACAAAAGAAATGATGTTAACTATGTAGGTTTATCTCTTAGGCAGCTAGCACCCGAACAAGCAAAACAACCCATAATGCAAAACACTCTCCTAGTTGGATCTGTCGTAAAAATCGTTGGATTTGATAGAAATTTACTAGAAGAAATTATAAGAAAATCTTTCGGAAAGAAAGGAGAAGAGATAGCAAATGCAAACATCGAAGTTATAAATGCAGGTTATAATAACACTAATATAACTTACGATTTTGGCATTAGAAAACAGAACAAAAGTTACTATGTAATAACAGGTAATTATGCTGTTGCTATCAGTGCTGCGATGAGTGGATGTAAATTCTACTCAGCATATCCGATGACACCTGCAACTTCGATACTACATTGGTTTGCTTCAAACGGCAAAAAATATGGCATTGTAGTTAAACAACTAGAAGATGAAATTGCTGTTATAAATGCTGCTATTGGGGCAGGATTTGCTGGAGCTAGAGCAATGTGTGGAACATCAGGTGGTGGTTTTTCTCTTATGACCGAGGCTATAGGTTCTGCAGGAATGACAGAAACTCCCGTAGTCATAGTTAATTCAATGAGAGGCGGACCATCAACAGGATTGCCTACAAAAACAGAACAAGGCGATCTTTTCCAAGCATTAGGTGCATCGCAAGGTGAATACCCTAAAGCAATACTTGCCCCTAAAGATACAGTCAGTGCATTTTACTTAACCTCAGAAGCTTTCAACCTAGCAGATAGATATCAAATGCCAGTAATAATACTTATAGATTTCTTATTATCAAACGGATACTATGGAGTACTAACTGAAGAAATAGATCCTTCAAAAATAAGAATAGATAGAGGGGAATTACTAAACAGTATCAACGGAAATGGCGAATATTTGAGATACAAAGATACATCTACAGGTGTTTCGCCCAGAGTTTTACCAGGAACTCCTAATGTATATTATGTCGCGGCAACAGATGAACACGATGAAAACGGAGTACTTATAAGCGATATATACACTGATGAAGCCAAAAGGAAAAAAATGATGGAAAAGAGAATGAGAAAAATGAAATACATTGTTGAAGAATTTAAGTTACCCATAGTAGAAGGTGATGAAAAACCAGATATAACTTTAGTAGGATGGGGATCAACCTATGGTGTTATAAAAGAAACAACAGAACTATTGAGAGAACAAAGTATTAAAGTAAACCACGTACACATAGAATACATATACCCTGTCAAAAAAGAAATTGCTGATATTCTATCAAAATACAAAAACGTAGTAATTGTAGAAAATAATTATTCATCTCAATACTCCAAACTTTTAAGGATGGAGACAGGATACAACATAGAAAAAAGAATATTGAAGTACGATGGAGAACCATTTACTCCTCTTTATCTTCTAAACGAAGTTGAGAGGTATTTATAAAAGGAGGTTTATATGCCTGTAGTTGATATAAAGAAGTTCCAAGTAAATTTAAATCCTACTTGGTGCCCTGGTTGCGGGGATTATGGATTACTAAGAGGTCTTCAATTAGCTTTAGCAAAACTTGACTTAGATCCATCACAAGTCGTCATTGTTTCCGGTATAGGATGCTCTTCAAATTTGCCACATTTCGTAAAAGCGTATGGATACCATAGCCTTCACGGAAGAACTTTACCAACAGCACAAGGAATCAAAATGGTTAATCCCAAACTAACAGTCATAGCAGCAGGTGGTGATGGAGATGGATATGGTATAGGCGTAGGTCATTTAGTTCATGCATGCAGAAGAAATCTTGATATAACATATGTCGTCATGAATAACCAAATCTACGGTCTTACAACAGGACAAACATCTCCAACTAGCGACTTTGGAAGCAAAACAAAGTCATCTCCTGATGGGAATTATGACTTTGGACTAAATCCAATTTTATTAGCAATCTCTTCAGGTGCAACATTTGTTGCAAGAACATTCTCCGGAGAACCAGAGCATATGTCTGAAATAATAGTGAAAGCCATACAACACAAAGGCTTTGCATTAGTTGACGATATTTCACCTTGTGTAACATATAACAAGAAAAACACTTACCAGTGGTACAAAGAAAGAATATATAAACTTGAAGACATTGGTCACAATCCATATGACTTTTCACAAGCAATTCAAAGAGCATCAGAATGGGAAGATAAAATACCAATAGGAATTTTCTACATAAATCAGGACAAACCCTCTCATGATCAAATCGACCCTGTCATTAGAGAAGGAGGTATGCATTCAAAACCATTAGAACTCTCAGACGATCAGAAAAAAGAAATACTACAAGCATTCTTATAGTTATACAAACTACTAAACTCAAAGGGGCAAGATCCCCTTCCTACAAATAGATACTAAAGTCATCTCTTAAAAATTTCTGAAATTTCCTAAT encodes the following:
- a CDS encoding DNA-directed RNA polymerase subunit omega, which produces MKDFIEKLINYDGNHYELSVAASKRAAYLVNKNIISNTFDKPAVKALYDILSKDVEVIDTSKIVESEEE
- a CDS encoding TrpB-like pyridoxal phosphate-dependent enzyme, yielding MRLWGRNDKKVFLSERDIPRKWYNILADLPSPLDPPINPQTKQPLSPSDLEVIFPKQLIEQEVSQKRWVDIPEEVLNKYLIWRPTPLHRAYNLEKYLDTPAIILYKNESVSPSGSHKPNTAIPQAYYNKISGIKRLTTETGAGQWGSSLSFAGALFGLEIIVYMVKVSYNSKPYRRIMMETWGAKVFASPSNRTNFGKKILENDPNNPGSLGIAISEAIEEAVNDKNTNYSLGSVLNHVLLHQTIIGLEVKKQLEIENLYPDVIIGCVGGGSNFGGIALPFVKDKIDGKRVRIVAVEPKSCPSITRGKYAYDFGDTAGMTPLIKMHTLGHQFMPPSIHAGGLRYHGMAPIVSKLYELGLIEAKSYTQNEVFEAGVVFARTEGVLPAPETTHAIKAAIDEAIQAKKEGIRRVILFNLSGHGHFDLKAYDDYMNGNLPDHEPTEDELEKGFSSIPK
- a CDS encoding 2-oxoacid:acceptor oxidoreductase subunit alpha yields the protein MTKGEVVIRIAGSAGDGVASVGDTLSKLASRSGLGVCAYNSYQSVIRGGFVWLQIRISNDKVYTHGDNPHILIPLNQAEYERHKNNVLPGGFIVYNEDKVKINDKRNDVNYVGLSLRQLAPEQAKQPIMQNTLLVGSVVKIVGFDRNLLEEIIRKSFGKKGEEIANANIEVINAGYNNTNITYDFGIRKQNKSYYVITGNYAVAISAAMSGCKFYSAYPMTPATSILHWFASNGKKYGIVVKQLEDEIAVINAAIGAGFAGARAMCGTSGGGFSLMTEAIGSAGMTETPVVIVNSMRGGPSTGLPTKTEQGDLFQALGASQGEYPKAILAPKDTVSAFYLTSEAFNLADRYQMPVIILIDFLLSNGYYGVLTEEIDPSKIRIDRGELLNSINGNGEYLRYKDTSTGVSPRVLPGTPNVYYVAATDEHDENGVLISDIYTDEAKRKKMMEKRMRKMKYIVEEFKLPIVEGDEKPDITLVGWGSTYGVIKETTELLREQSIKVNHVHIEYIYPVKKEIADILSKYKNVVIVENNYSSQYSKLLRMETGYNIEKRILKYDGEPFTPLYLLNEVERYL
- a CDS encoding thiamine pyrophosphate-dependent enzyme encodes the protein MPVVDIKKFQVNLNPTWCPGCGDYGLLRGLQLALAKLDLDPSQVVIVSGIGCSSNLPHFVKAYGYHSLHGRTLPTAQGIKMVNPKLTVIAAGGDGDGYGIGVGHLVHACRRNLDITYVVMNNQIYGLTTGQTSPTSDFGSKTKSSPDGNYDFGLNPILLAISSGATFVARTFSGEPEHMSEIIVKAIQHKGFALVDDISPCVTYNKKNTYQWYKERIYKLEDIGHNPYDFSQAIQRASEWEDKIPIGIFYINQDKPSHDQIDPVIREGGMHSKPLELSDDQKKEILQAFL